The sequence below is a genomic window from Tenacibaculum tangerinum.
TCTATTAAATTATTTTCTTTTGCTAGAGTAACATTTCTTCCGTAAGAATTATCGGCAATAAGATTTAGTTTTTCAACAGAAATATTTCTACTCTTGCTAATGTCATCAGTCATTTCTGACCAAATAGATTTTAAAAATGAAGTGGTTTGCTCACGATTAGCTTCACTCATTTCATTTTCTAAAAATGGTTCCACCGCACTTTTGTATTTTCCGTGGCGAATTACTTCCATTTTAATACCGTATTTATCTTCAAAATCTTTGAAATACAAAATTTCAGTAGATAAACCTCCAAAATCGATAGCTCCTATTGGATTTAAGAATAGACTGTCTGCTACAGAACTCAGGTAGTAATTTTTTTGAGTATATACATCATTATATGCATAAATAAATTTACCACTCTCTTTAAATTCTTCTAGTTTATTTCGAATGGCTTGTGTTTGCGCCATACCTGCACTTACAGAAGTGGTTTTAATACTTATGCCTTTGATGTTATCATCTGTCTTTGCATTTTCAATTGCATTGATAATTTTGTTTAAAGCAAGTTTGTCTTCTGTAAGCTCTAAAGCCTCGGCAATAGGGTTGTCTTCTTTCGGAGCATAATCTCTAATTGAAGTAGATAAGTCTAATTCTAAAACTGAATTTGGTTTGACTACGATTTTTTCGCTAGATCCAATAACGGCAGCGGCGATAAAAAAGCACGCAAAAATCAAAAAAAGGGCGATAAAAAAGCCCAAAATAGAGGCTAATAAATTTCTTAAAAAATTCATATTATATGATTGATTTTTTTAAGCAAATATACAGTTTTTAGAGAGATACTTTTATAAGAATATCTTATCGATTCCAACGATTTGAGCTTATGTCTAAATTCATGCGATATTTTCGTTGCGCAAACTCAAAATAATTAAAAAGCTTATAATTCACCTCATAACCATAATCGATGTTTGGATTGTAATCAATCACATTTTCATAAATGTTAGCATTAAACTGCAAAGGGTTTTGTGCACGGTAATTCCAAGTGGTTACATACAAACGATTTCTATTTTCTAAATATTGTTGTGAGTAAAATCCTTCAGGTCTTGCAATACTGTTTAAATACATTGTAAATCCAGGGTCAATAATAATGATTTCGTACTCTAAACTGTCGTTAGCAATTACAACAGGAGGCTCTTTAGAGTTTGATATTTCTTTTATAGGCGAAGAATTACAGCGCGATAAAAAAATAACGACTAACAATACTGACAAAACAGGAAGTAACTTTTTCATAAGAAATGAAATTTAATCATATAAAGGTGCAAAAAATAGTTCAATTTTCATTGGTTTTTAACTTGTTTAACAGTAATTTTCAGCATTAAAATAATTAGGTATGTTAAAAAAAATAATACTAATCTTTATATTGATACTTCATTTTTCTTGTAAGCAAGAGACACTGAAAACAACCTCCTATGAGATTCTTAATGAAAAAGAAAGAGCACTGCTAAAAGATGAATTACTAGAAGATAGGTTTCAAAACTTACTACCTGAATTAATGGATAAGACGGAGATTGATATGTGGGTTCTTATTTCTAGAGAGTATAACGAAGACCCTGTTTTAAAAACAATGTTGCCGGCTACATGGTTAAATGCACGAAGAAGAACTATTCTTGTTTTTTACAGGAATAAAGAAGAAAACACGGTAGAAAGAATGGCAGTAGCAAGATATGATATAGGTAATAGTATAAAATCTGCTTGGAACAAAGAAAAAGAACCCAATCAATGGAAAGCATTACGAGACATTATCAAAGCCAGAAATCCTCAAAAAATAGGAGTAAATATATCGAAACATTTTGCTTTGGCAGACGGTTTAGTAAAAACGGATTACGATGAGTTTACTGAAAATTTACCCGAAGAGTTTAAAGAAAGAGTCGTATCTGCCGAAAAACTAGCAGTTAGCTGGATAGAAACGAGAACTCCCAAAGAAATGGCGTTGTTTAAGAAGTTGGTAAAAATTACACACGATATTATTGACGAAACCTTTTCGGTACAAAATATCATCCCTGGAAAAACAACTACAGAAGATTTGGTGTGGTTTATGCGACAAAAAGTAACCGATTTGGGGCTTAGTACATGGTTTCATCCTACTATTGATGTACAGAGAAACAAAGAAGCATTGAAATCGCACATCGCATCTTTTTCCAAAGCAAAAGAAAAAGAAATAATTAGAAAAGGAGATTTACTACACTGTGATTTTGGAATTAGCTATATAGGCTTAAATACCGATTGCCAACAACATGCTTATGTGTTAAAAGAAGACGAACAGGAAGTGCCTACATTTTTAACCGAAGCCTTTAAAAAAGGAAATAGAGTTCAAGATATTCTTACCAGTAATATGAAAGCAGGAAGCACAGGAAATGAAATTTTAGCCAAGTCTTTATTACAAGGAAAAAAAGAAGGTTTGAGGCCTTCGATTTACACGCATCCTTTAGGTACTTACGGACATAGTGCAGGCACTACCATTGGTATGTGGGATGCTCAAGGAGGAGTTCCTTTTAACGGCGATTATCCTTTACAAAAAAATACCGCCTATGCAATTGAATTGAACACAACTGTTGCTATTAAAGAATGGAATAAAGACATTCGAATAATGCTAGAAGAAGCTGGTTTTTTTGGCGATAACACCTTTGAATACGTAAACGAAAGACAAACAGCGATTAAACCGATAAAATTTTAAAAATGAAAAAAAGATGCTTTTGGGTGAGTGATGACCCTTTATATATTGAATATCATGATACCGAATGGGGAGTACCCGTGTACGATGATGATAGGTTATTTGAGTTTTTAGTATTGGAAACCTTTCAAGCAGGTTTAAGTTGGATAACCGTTTTAAAGAAAAGAGAAAACTTTAGAAAGGCATTTGATAATTTCGATTATAAAAAAATAGCGAAATACACTGAAAATAAATACGAAGAATTGCTTCAAGATGCCGGGATTATACGAAATAAACTGAAAATAAAAGCGACCATAACCAATGCACAAGCATTTATAAAAGTACAAGAAGAGTTTGGGTCGTTTTCAACCTATATTTGGAGTTTTACGAACGGTAAACCGATAACAAATAAATTTGAAAAACGAGAAGAAGTACCAGCAACCACAGCGCTATCTGACGCAATTTCAAAAGATTTAAAAAAACGAGGATTCAAGTTTGTGGGTTCCACTGTAATATATGCACACATGCAAGCCACAGGAATGGTAAACGACCATACAACCGATTGTTTTCGATATCATGAAGTTTAAATTTCGTAATTTTAGCGTTCAAAAGAAATAAATTAAAAATTATATAAATGAAACTAAAACAAATGCTTTGTGTGTTTGCAGCGGCAGGAGTGTTAACTTCTTGTGGTGTAGACGCAAAAAAAGAGCCAAAAGCAGCAGAAAAAAAAGTAAAAGAGTTTGAGTATGTTGTTGAGCAATTTGCAGATATAAAAGTATTACGTTACCAAATTCCAGGATTTGATGAATTAACACTGAAAGAAAAAAAATTAGTGTACTATTTAACACAAGCAGGCTTATCTGGACGCGATATTATGTGGGATCAAAACTACCGTCATAATCTCGAAATTAGAGCAGCCTTAGAAAACATTAACAACAACTTTAAAGGAGACAAAGAAACCGAAGAT
It includes:
- a CDS encoding DUF6146 family protein, whose protein sequence is MKKLLPVLSVLLVVIFLSRCNSSPIKEISNSKEPPVVIANDSLEYEIIIIDPGFTMYLNSIARPEGFYSQQYLENRNRLYVTTWNYRAQNPLQFNANIYENVIDYNPNIDYGYEVNYKLFNYFEFAQRKYRMNLDISSNRWNR
- a CDS encoding M24 family metallopeptidase, producing MLKKIILIFILILHFSCKQETLKTTSYEILNEKERALLKDELLEDRFQNLLPELMDKTEIDMWVLISREYNEDPVLKTMLPATWLNARRRTILVFYRNKEENTVERMAVARYDIGNSIKSAWNKEKEPNQWKALRDIIKARNPQKIGVNISKHFALADGLVKTDYDEFTENLPEEFKERVVSAEKLAVSWIETRTPKEMALFKKLVKITHDIIDETFSVQNIIPGKTTTEDLVWFMRQKVTDLGLSTWFHPTIDVQRNKEALKSHIASFSKAKEKEIIRKGDLLHCDFGISYIGLNTDCQQHAYVLKEDEQEVPTFLTEAFKKGNRVQDILTSNMKAGSTGNEILAKSLLQGKKEGLRPSIYTHPLGTYGHSAGTTIGMWDAQGGVPFNGDYPLQKNTAYAIELNTTVAIKEWNKDIRIMLEEAGFFGDNTFEYVNERQTAIKPIKF
- a CDS encoding DNA-3-methyladenine glycosylase I; this translates as MKKRCFWVSDDPLYIEYHDTEWGVPVYDDDRLFEFLVLETFQAGLSWITVLKKRENFRKAFDNFDYKKIAKYTENKYEELLQDAGIIRNKLKIKATITNAQAFIKVQEEFGSFSTYIWSFTNGKPITNKFEKREEVPATTALSDAISKDLKKRGFKFVGSTVIYAHMQATGMVNDHTTDCFRYHEV